The proteins below are encoded in one region of Halichoerus grypus chromosome X, mHalGry1.hap1.1, whole genome shotgun sequence:
- the RTL4 gene encoding retrotransposon Gag-like protein 4 — protein sequence MEKYTDSPPTLQVEHSSLQTENLILQPQIQHLTEESPDPRGQVMPTLATPMMSVPCSLEHLSQFHHDPANLSRFLAQLTTLKFPNPADDVQVKFFFDYLSQQMESCGVISGPDQSTLLKQYENFVLEFQQSFGEPTKQEIDLLNKKDNSSSQQDASTFQLLAQNLSCNETNLSDNFQEGLADSIQDEVSGTDMMDNLPDLITQCIQLDKKHSDRPELLQSETQLPMLASMIHHQAFSSPTDLPPKEEPIQLRGSQPPLTPAKRALQQEAQLCLYCSQAGHFTRDCLAKRSRAPARINNPTHQ from the coding sequence ATGGAGAAGTACACAGACTCACCACCTACCTTGCAAGTAGAGCATTCCTCCCTTCAGACAGAGAATCTGATTCTGCAGCCACAAATACAGCATCTGACTGAAGAGAGTCCTGATCCGAGGGGCCAAGTCATGCCTACCCTGGCCACCCCAATGATGTCTGTACCCTGCTCACTTGAACATCTCTCTCAGTTTCACCATGACCCTGCTAATCTCTCAAGATTTCTTGCACAGTTGACAACTCTTAAGTTCCCCAATCCTGCAGATGATGTCCAAGTCAAGTTCTTTTTTGATTACTTATCTCAGCAGATGGAAAGTTGTGGAGTCATATCTGGGCCTGACCAGAGCACTCTGCTGAAACAATATGAGAACTTTGTTCTTGAGTTCCAGCAATCATTTGGTGAGCCTACAAAACAGGAAATAGACCTTCTGAACAAAAAGGACAACTCCTCCTCTCAGCAGGATGCTTCTACTTTCCAGCTCCTTGCTCAAAATCTGAGCTGTAATGAAACCAATCTGAGTGATAACTTCCAAGAAGGACTAGCTGACTCCATCCAGGATGAAGTGAGTGGCACAGATATGATGGACAACCTTCCAGACCTGATCACTCAGTGTATTCAGTTGGACAAGAAACATAGTGACAGGCCAGAGCTTCTTCAGTCAGAGACCCAGCTCCCAATGTTGGCTTCCATGATCCACCACCAAGCCTTTTCCAGCCCCACAGATCTGCCACCCAAGGAAGAACCTATACAGTTGCGTGGAAGCCAGCCACCTCTCACCCCAGCCAAACGAGCCCTCCAGCAAGAAGCTCAGTTGTGCCTCTACTGCAGCCAGGCTGGTCACTTCACAAGAGATTGCCTTGCCAAACGTTCTCGAGCCCCAGCAAGGATAAATAACCCAACTCACCAGTAA